ttgtcctttcccttctcttcctgcaGAGCTGGCCTTCCCTCCGACGGCCAACGTCTTCTACGCCATGAACGGCACCTGCCAGGACTTCATGCTCCGGGCGAAAGGGGCGCAAGACAAGGCTCTCCCGCCGCCTCCTGTGCCGCCGCTGCCGCCTCCCCCTCCTCCGCCCCCCAGGAGCCCCACCCCCAGGCGCATGGAAATCAGCGCCACCTTCCCAAAGATCAAGGCCACCGGGCGCAAGATTGCCAGGGCACTCTTCTGACCCAACTGGAAGCTGGGACCCGCTTCTAACGGGCAAAATCAGGCTCTGCCGAGGGAGAAGCGGACTATGCCGACGCTGGAGGAATATCGAGGAACCAGGCGCATTTGGGATTCAGAGCCAGGGACATTCAAATTCCGTTTGCGGCGCCACTACTGACTTCCTCTCTGCTTTTGCATGGCCCCGTGCCTTAATGGAGTGACAGTCTGCACTGTACCGGCCGAATGAAGACACTTGCTTCCTGCTGACGGGAAGCGCCGTCGCAGTTGTTTACGGAGGCGTCCACCTTGCGCACAATCTTTAAGCGTGGGCATTTCTTTTTGCAAAGCCAGAGCGATCATGAGCAGCCATCCTTTTTGCCTTTGAAGCTAATGCAATACCAAAACTGGATCGGAAGAGGATGGGAGCCTTTTCTCAGGGAGTCTCAGCCAAAGTCCTTACGCCAAACTCAGCCTCAGCTTTTCTTTGCTCCTTGGTGCAATTACACACTATTTTTTGTAATTAAATAAAAGACACTACTTACGAGGGCAGGGAAAGGCGTCAAGTCCATGAGGGTCTGCCAGGTTGTTGGGTTCCCAACTCCCAGGAGACCCACCCAGCTTGGCCCAATGATCGGGGATTATGGGACTGGGAGTCCAAAGACACTGTTTGGGAGCTACTAAATTCAGAGGGACAAAGATTGGGAAGCCAACTGGTCGAGCCCCAGGACCAAGGGAATGGAGGAGGGCATTCTGTGGCTACctccttttggaaaaaaaatcatggaaTGTGGAACATACTGAACCCAATTGATAGGAAACTAATAGTTCTCTTGCTTTCTGGCCCAATAGGTAGCATAAACTCTTGCTGCAGGGCTAAGAGAGCCTCTGAGAACATATAGAGGGCACTCGCAACTGCAGGCAACCCTGAAAGGAGCTGTGGCTGCACAagtagttcatgtttgattagcccacacactgccttgccagagaaagaaaatacaccatgcaggtgaacaataaagaacaagtattgtcaaaggctttcatggccggaatcactgggttgttgtaggttttttttgggctatatggccatgttctagaggcattctctcctgacgttttgcctgcatctatggcaagcatcctcagaggtagtgaggtctgttggagctaggaaaaagggtttatatatctgtggaatgaccagggtgggacaaaggactcttgtctgctggagctagatgtgaatgtttctactgaccaccttgattagcatttgatggcccggcagtgcctggagcaatcttttgttgagaggtgattagatgtccttgtttgtttcctctctgttgttgtgctgttgtaattttagagtttttaatgctggtaggcagattttgttcattttcatagtctcttcctttctgttgaaattgtccacatgcttcttgtgtatttcaatggcttctctgtgtagtctgacatggtggttgtgagagtggtccagcatttctgtgttctcaaataaaatgctgtgtccaggttggttcatcaggtgctctgctatggctgatttctctagttgaaggagtctgcagcgcctttcatgttccttgatttgtgtttgggcactgcgtttacAACAACACAACAGAGAGGATACGAACAAGGACatctgatcacctctcaacaaaagtttgctccaggcacagtcaggccattacatgctaatcaaggttgaaacattcacacctggctccagcagacaagagtcctttttcccacccaggtcattccacagatatataaaccctattccccagttccaacagacctcaccacctctgaggatgcttgtcatagatgcaggcgaaacgtcaggagagaatgcctctaaaccatggccatatagcccgaaaaaacctacaacaacccaaagaacaAGTAGTTCAGAGCATCATATATGCAGtgtgatcagttgcattgactcacgccatgtccttttatgagagatttaaactTGTCTTccttttgtccatgtggagaaactCCTTTCAGCATCTCAGAAGCaaagcacactccaaactctctctgctactctcttcaaactgtctctctgagcatgtgcatagctcaagcctgaacaaaaatgtaacagtatccaaaagtcccaggctcagcctgctccccaacCAATctacttcatgcatcttattttacagttgatgcACACACactccttgcatgctccaacattctcctgtttccttttttcttgGATGTGTATCCCCACTTTCTTCCCTAACAcaaatccccctccccaacaTTAGAGATAGAGGAACCTATGAGGAAACCGGAGTTCAGTCCATGGCTTGGTAGGACCTCACTCACCCAGATACATTCAccattcatactcaccatcccTACTTCTTTCAGGCCTAATGCTGCTGGGAAAAGAGAGGCGGGTGGGCAGACGTGGCTCCCCTGCAGATCTGGCACATCACAGAGGTGATCAGGAAGAGGTCCTCTTTTGCAGAGCGTTTGGTCATCCATGGTTTGGTCACTTAGATCACCTCCATCATTCAGCTCAGACCTGCTGGAGCCTCATCAATTTCTTTAAGTTTACCTTCATTCTTTTAAAGcaaggtttctcaacctgggggtcgggacccctggtggggtcacaaggggggtttcggaggggtcaccgaagaccaccagaaaacacctATTTATGATGGTCTtcggaatccctttggcagagaaggctgaagatctctccacctgtccttctcttcctttttgaaacagATTAACCCTCCCCACCAAAactgtgcctaatttggtccagatccattgttgtttgggatCACAATGCTCtccaaatgtaggtgaactacatctcccctaaatcattgtcaattcatcccaaatccctccagaattttgttggtcatgggggtcctgtgtaggatgtttggcccaattctatcattggtggggttcaggatgctctttgattgtagttgaactataaatcccagtaactacaactcccaaatgtcaaggtctatcccccccccccccaaactccaccagtgttcacatttcagcatattgagtatttctgccaagtttggtctagatcagtggttctcaacctgtgggtccccaggtgttttggcctacaattcccagaaatcccatccagtttaccagctgttaggatttctgggagttggaggccaaaacatctggggacccacaggttgagaaccactgctctagatccatcattgttagagtccacggtgctttctggatgtaggtgaactacaactccaaaactcaaggtcaatgcccaccaaatccagtattttctgctggttgtgggagttttgtgtgccaagtttggttcaattccatcattggtggggttccaaaTGGTCTtgtattgtagttgaactataaatcccagcaacttcaactgtcaaatgtcaaggtctatttttccccaaactccaccggtgttcacatttcagcatatcgagtattcctgtcaagtgtGCTCTACaaccatcattgcttgagtccccagtgctctctggatgtaggtggactataactcccaaactcaagatcaatgccccccaaacccttccagttttttctgctgGTTGTGGgcgttctttgtgccaagtttggctcaattccatcgttggtggagttcagcatgctcattCAATCCATTAATTACATCAAGAGGGTGGGATGGGTTGCCTGGTTGGCTGGCTCCAAAGAAAAAGGGAGGCAGGCACAAAAAGAGGAGAAATAGGCAATGAATCCAGTGTTCCAGGAGAAAGTCCTACACAAGGGCGCCAAGGGAATCGCCCTGGACCACCTCTCCGGTGCGTGCCTTTGTTTCCCCAATGGCTTGTGACCATTTCAAAGGGGTTTTGGGACTTGGCCTAGTTGGGAGAGGAGAAGCCTCCGCACTTGGATCTTAGGGACACTCCCAACCAAGATGGGTAACTTCCCTTTTGGTGTCTCTCCTCTTTTATCCGAGATGCACTGCCTGCAACAATAAAAGCcagggggttgttgtaggtttttttgggctatatgggcatgttctagaggcattgtcgcctgacgtttcgcctgcatctatggcaagcatccccagaggttgtgaggtctgttggaactaggaaaaagggttcatatatctgtggaatgaccagggtgggacaaagaactcttgtctgttgaatgtttcaactgaccaccttaattagcatataatggcctgacagtgcctggagcaatcttttgttgagaggtgattagatgtccctgatagttttccctctgctgttttgctattgtaattttagagtttttcaataatGGTAgacagattgtgttcattttcatggtttcctcctttctgttgaaattgtccacatgcttcttgtgtacttcaatggcttctctgtgtcgcctgacatggtggttgtgagagtggtccagcatttctgtgttctccaataatatgctgtgtccaggttggttcaaacacgaatcaaggaacatggaaggcactgcagactccttcaaccagagaagtcagccatagcagagcacctgaggaaccagcctggacacagtatagtatttgagaacacagaaatgctggaccactctcaccaccaccatgtcagacagagaagccactgaaatccacaagaagcatgtggacaatttcaacagaaaggaggaaaccatgaaaatgaacaaaatctggctaccagtattgaaaaactctaaaattaaaacagcaaaacagcagagggaaaacaatcggggacaactaatcacctctcaacaaaagattgctctaggcactgtcaggccattatatgctaatcaaggtggtcagttgaaacattcacacctagctccagcagacaagagtcctttgtcccaccctggtctttccacagatatataaacccattgttctaattccaagagacctcactacctctgaggacgcttgccatagatgcaggtgaaacgtcaggagagaacgcctctagaacatggacatatagcccgaaaaaacccacaagaacccagtgattccggccatgaaagccttagacaataaatAAAAGCCAGTTTCTACCTTTTACAAAAACCTTCCCTGAGCCTCCTGTGTCTTTACTGAGCTCATGCTATACTCTAGCAGTGGCTGCTCCGCGAGTGAGAGCAAGGATTCTGCAAACCCTCCTGAGATGCCCCGGCCCTTCCTTTGGACATGCaaggcaaaggcaacacaaagcagagagCGAGGGAGGGACAGAAATGTGACTTTGTTTTATTGTGACCAGAGGGGCCAAACCTGATCCAGGTGCTGGgccccccttcctctcctccctccctccttcatgcCTTGAGGGCGGCTGCCTTTCCGGCGGGGGCCTGGGCCTTCTGGAAGTCCTGCTGCAGCCTCCCCAGCAATTCCCGCTGATGCTCCGACTTCCTCTCCAGATCCCCCATCTGGGACTCATAGCGCTTgctgaaaaaagaaggaaggagggagggagtccGCTGGAGGGGAGGCGTGGGTGCCTTCCTCCAGTGGGGACCCCTAGGACCACACAGCCCACCCCCTTCAGGAgaacacaacccaagccctcctaacagagggCCATCCTGTCTGACTCCCAGGGACAGCTCAGAGTGCCAGGAAGGCCTTCCTACTACACGGAGGCAGAGTCTCTCTTTCCTGGGTCTTCAAACCACGGCTCCCTCCCTCGTGTCCCACTCTCTGGAGCAACAGGAAACAggccttcttctccctcctctaaGTAGCTGGAAGGGGCCTCAACGTTTGTGGATACGGGATGGTGAGGGATGGAGggacatacaacaaaaataccacttatatATGGAGTAAACAATAATGGAATTCAACAAACAAGTATATAGACATGTtgtactgttcaatttcacagAGATGTCAAACAATACTGTGTACAGGGATGGAGGGAGGCCAGTGGGGTGCCTTCCTATAGCCTTGTTTGCACCCATCTTGCTCAAGGTGTCTCCGCTTCCTGCCTCCGTGGAGAGGTGTCCCTTtctcctcatagaatcaaagagttggaggagacctcctgggccattatccagtccaaccccattctgccaagaagcaggaatattgcattcaaatcacccctgacagatggccatccagcctctgtttcaaagcttccaaagaaggagcctccaccaccctccggggcagagagttccactgctgaacagctctcacagacatagaatcatggaatcctagagttggaagagacctcatgggccatcatccagtccaaccccattctgccaagaagcaggaatattgcattccaatcacccctgacagatggccatccagcctctgtataaaagcttccaaagaagcagccttcaccacactccggggcagagagttccactgctgaacggctctcacattcaggaagttcttcctcatgttcagatggaatctcctctcttgtagtttgaagccattgtcccattgcgtcctagtctccagggaagcagaaaacaagcttgctccctcctcctccctgtggcttcctctcacatatttatacatgactatctcctctcatccttctcttcttcaggctaaacatgcccagctccttaagccactcctcatagggcttgttctccagacccttgatcattttagtcgccctcctctggacacactccagcttgtcaatctctctcttgaattgcggtgcccagaattggacacaatattccaggtaaagtggtctaaccaaagcggaatagagaacggggagcatgacttccctagatcctcctcctcctcctcctcctccttcttcccagaGGTCTTTTGCACATCTTACTCTCCTTTAATTGAGAAGGGAGCACCGTGAGACTTCTCCCTGGCACAGAGAGACCCAGAGTCAGCATTGCGGGCCCTTCTCCCAAAGTGAGGCCACTTTGCCTTTTGTCCATCGACTCTTTCATCTGAGGTACGTACGGGGCATATGAGGTCGTACGTGACCCGCAACAAGAAAAGCAAGCTTTGTGCCTTCAGAATCTGGACCAGAACATCACCCTGGGTAGATTCCCTCCCGTTTCCTACCAGAAGCTCATACGCTGCATTCTGTTCACCTACAGACATTGAATCTTCCTTCAAGTGCGTAAACACAGCAATATGTGgtgccccctcttcccttcctccaagCCAAACAGGCAGAGCTCCCCCCAAGGTGCTCCTCAAAGGGATTCTTGCCTTCTGGTCCTTGGGCCACTTTGtgctccttcccttccctacttgaccatctccttcttgaatgaGGTTTCCCACAGTCCCACTCTCTTcctctgctttggtcaggccttctcacctggaataacagcCCTGGATCCATTCAAGGTATGGATATTGACAGGACGGATGGGGTCCGaacgagggagggaggaaggggggccACACAGTCCAAGGCCTGGAGCCACGAACCCCTTTGAGGACCACCCTAGGGAGCTGGGTCTGCTCAGCTTggggaagaggaggctgagagaagGTCCCTGAGGAGAGCCAGGCTGAAGCATCTGGAAGGAGGAAGGGCCAGGCTGCTCTTGTGCTGCTCTGGAGGAGACCGGGACATGAGGGAGCCGTGGGTTCAAGAGGCAGGGAAAGAGGTCCCACCTCAACACGAAGGAGGACATCCTGAaggcaagagctgttcagccgtggaatcTGCTGCTTCCTGGGAGTCTGCTGGGGTCTCCTTCCTCCTCTAGAGGTTCTGAAGCAGTGGCTGGATagggccatctattgggagggattgGGTTGTGCTTTTCCCGCCTGTCTGGAAGGGGATGGattggatgtcccttgggggtcccttccaagtctagtgGGGAATGGACAGCCTGGGAGTCCGggggagtctcctcctctggaggcctTTCAGCACacactgggtggccatctgtcggggggggggggggggttggactggatgttctttggggtcccttccaactgaggGAGACGAGTGGCCAGAGAGGTCTTTCCTCGTCTCTTGACCCTTTGGACCCTAGGCCTCACTGCAGAGTTGTCAGGAGTccatttctgacggcatgaagacatcactaatcccctccgtgacatcctgactgaatcaattctctctctgtgacattctgAAGCCAGGAGAGGGTGCCGGAAACCTTGTatgggaacttgtgaagcaacaaattctaataaggaaactgagaagagggggagatgggcaggaaaggggtatcaaaggaagtggtggtggggggggggggaaatacagtagtgtctttctttgctgcagagacaCAAGCAATATATCAGTTTCAAAGCAGAAAcgacttgtgagtggttatttaatattgctatatagatcctacagtcttacaagAGTGTCATGGAGGCGCTGGAGTGTCCAGAGAGTGGGGCTGCCCCCTCTTTGCCTCAGGAGGACTCTCCTTGAGTGGAAGGGAGTGATGGCTGAGCAGGCCACCCTggagaactccctccctccctccctgagtgGATCGGGGCCCAGAGGGAGGCTGGGGCTGGACCAGGGCCCAAGGGGATGGGCTGTGCCTCCTGCTGCaagggcccctccctccctccaccccccaCACCCAGGCCCACTCACATCTCCCCGGCAATGTACTCCAGCCTCTTCCCGACCGTGGCCTTGGCCTCCTCCATGTCCTGCTTCACCAAGACGGGCCCAATCAGCTTGAAGACGGCGTTGGAGGCGTCCAGGAAGCCCAGCTCCTAGAGAAGTGGGGGTCAGGCTTGGGCCTTGGACTGGGACCCAGAGGCCAGGCTTCGGGCGGAGGAGTGTCCCcaggggagggaggaggcccCACTCTCCCAGCCCCACAGGAAGGCAGAGGAAACCTGGCCAAGGAGACCCCCGGAAGGAAGCCCTTGGAGGCGTGAGACGTCAGAGAAaacaatgtgaaggcacacaatgacaacaataacaacaacacaaaggaAGAGTAAAAGCTGCTCTCCTCCGTGCCCCACTCATTGTGGGAGAGGGCTGCTCTGCAGCTGCgggattccttctttccttctgctcaGACCTATGGGCGTTGGGATCCTTTGGGCACCAAGGGAGTACCCACCTCTTTGCAGAGGCCCACGCACTTAGGTTCCACCCCTTGTACACCGCTAGGTGTAACACTTCATGATCATGATGTTGGAAAGGGACGCTGTTGTGGggctcccacccccacccccaggacCATCACAAGACAGAACGGCTTCCGCAAAGAGGCCCCGGAGACCCCAGACTCACCTCCTGCACAATGTTGTTCTCCGTCAGCTGGGCCTCCAGCTTCTGCCGGGACGACATGCACTTGCTGATATctgaaggggagagggagggaggcccaAGGAAATGGGTCGGGGGCCCCACACAGAGCCCTTGGGAGAACCCAAAGCCCCGCTCCATGGGACCctggctggaagggaccccaatggctGCTCAGCCCACCCCACGGCATCACCCTGCCTTTCCCGAGAGAGATACCCACATCTATTATTCTAATCCAGGGCCCTCCCTCCAAAtggtttggactgcaactcccagcattcctcgtagactcagggcccttccttttcctttcctgctaaagcggctgagggaggaaagggagaggcctgaggctgtgaggaatgttgggagttgcagtccaagacaccCGAAAGGAGGCCCCAAGTTTTCCCAGGCCTCTTCTAATCATACGCTCCAGTTTTTCTTTCTCAAAGCTGCCAATGGATTTTCCAGAGGGCAAGAAGAGTTGTTCCTGCTGcgaagagagaaggggccaggaggacagtcccatcttgtctcctgtgctatgctaataatataatatattgtatattcatataatatttataacattataatgtaatacaatataatactaataataatacaatattataattacatattttatattacatgtaatattactaatattacaatataatggtatagtacaatatagtaatgtataatactgatattgtgctatgctaataatataatatattgtatattcatataatatttataacattataatataatacaatataataataataatacagtattataattacatattttatattatattttatattacatgtaatatcattaataatattataatataatgatatagtacaatatagtaacgtATAATACTGTATAATGTATAATACTCGGccacttgtaagctgcaccgagtcctttgggagatattagcggggtataaataaaggattattattattattattattattattattattattatattgtgctatgctaataatttaatataatatattgtatattcatataatatttataacattatactgcaatacaatataataatactaataataataatacaatattataattacatattttatattacatgtaatattactaataatattacaatataatggtatagtacaatatagtaatgtataatactgatattgtgatatgctaataatataatatattgtatggatatatatcttgtaagcctttggggtgagaagggcggcatataaatggcataaataaaataataaataaataaataaatagttcggcaggggaactctctccctctgaatTTGGTGGAGGATTTAGTcacaggctagatggccatctgtggggagagTTTAGGATTGCatttccctgcctggcagaaggggttggggctgggtggcccttggggtccctcccaactatGTGGTTTCTGGGATTCCTCATGTCTCTGTCCTAGGCCAaggcctccccctcctcctcctcctcctcctcctccacctccacctccacctcctcctccaccacatcCACCTCCTCCattcacctccacctccacctcctccatccacctccacctcctccatccacctccacctcctccatccacctccacttcctcctcctccacttcctcctcctccaccttctccacctccacctcctcctccacctcaaccacctccacctccaccaccacctcctctacctccacctccaccaccacctcctcctcctccaccacctcctccaccacatccacctcctccaccacatccacctcctccaccacatccacctcctccaccacatccacctcctccaccacatccACCTCCTCCATTCacctccacctccatctcctccatccacctccacctcctccatccacctccacctcctccatccacctccacctcctcctccatccaCCTCCTCCATCCACCTCCTCcatccacctccatctcctccatccacctcctccatcctcctccatctcctccatccacctccatctcctccatccacctccacctcctccatccacctccacctccacctcctccatccACCTCCTCCATCCACCTCCTCCATCCACCTccacttccacctcctcctccttggggCTGACCTTTCTGGAGCTGCTGGTACTTCTCCACTTCGGCCTGGAGCTTCTTCTGCAGGGGCTCCGCCATTCCCGCCGCCCTGGaacctctctccttctctgccgAGGGAAGGATCCGGCCTGTGGGTCTGGGAAAGGGAACAGCAGTCAAGAAGGGCCAAGCGGCAACAAGCACCGCTCCGCAGATCAGGAGCTTCTGACGCTTCCGCAATTCAGGGCGCAGAGTCGGACTTGGCAAAGTCTCACTAGACTTGATTCAAAGGGCTACGTAACAAGACAGGGAAGTTAGCAGAACCTGGCCATCTAAGTAACcgcagacatcttgtctctctccatgctcacaggagaagaggAATGTGGAGGGTTCAGGGGTTGGCCATGCACTCCGAAAAAGCAGTGTGTCCGTCCTGGGATGTCTCTGTCTAATATGGAAAATAGAGGAGGGGGGAACTGGCTTCAATCGAAGCAGAAAGGCCTTTCTTAGCCTGCCCTGCAAAGGGTCGAGGGTCCCACGTTGTGGCTCTTGGCGTTCGGGGACCGGGGAGGGCTTCTGGCTCTTATTATTCGCAAGAGCACTTAAGAACGGTTAGAGAGAACGCTCTGGAGGTCAGTTCCCCACAGGAACAAGAGACATGACGCACACTGGACCCAAAGCACCGACCAGGAAGCAGGCCccaaaggacagaaggaaagaaggaaggaaggaaggaaggaaggaaggaaggaagaagggagggaaggaaggaaggaaggaaggagggagggagggagggagggaaggaaggaaggaagaaaagaagaaaagaaggaagaaaagaaggagggagggagggagggaaggaaggaaggaagaagggaaggaaggaaggaaggaaggaaggaagaagggaaggaaggaaggaaggaaggaaggaaggaaaaaagagaaggaaggaaaaaaaggaaagggagtaatgaagggagggaggaagagcagaaggaagggaaggagggagagaagggatggaggaaggaaatttgtttgtttatttatttatttgcagcttttctattccgcccttctcctcaccccgcaggggactcagggcggattacagtgtacacatagatggcaaacattcaatgccaatttggacatacaacatatacaggcACAGACAGAggctttttaactttttctggccgagctgtcgctttcatcgtccatctgcgacactgatgaagtacttccgcattccccgcatgcttttcgctgaagtctttttttttatggcctcataaatttgttaatttagcctccccacacttttaaggtggtacctaattttcctacttgacagatgcaactgtatttccggttgcaaaggtcgacaacaggctacacaattggttggaaacccactccaacccaggctggcttcgaactcatgatcttttgatcagagtgatcttaatgcagctgacactcagccggctgcgccacaatcccggaaataagaaggaaggaaagaaagaaaaggaaggaaggaaggaaggaaggaaggaagaagggaaagaaggaaggaaggaagaagggaaagaaggaaggaaggaaggaaggaagaagggaaggaaggaaggaagaagggaaggaaggaaggaaggaaggaaggaaggaaggaaggaaggaaggaaggaagaagggaaggaaggaaggaaggaaggaaggagggaaggaaggaaggaaggaaggaagg
This genomic interval from Anolis sagrei isolate rAnoSag1 chromosome 2, rAnoSag1.mat, whole genome shotgun sequence contains the following:
- the PFDN6 gene encoding prefoldin subunit 6 isoform X1, with the translated sequence MAEPLQKKLQAEVEKYQQLQKDISKCMSSRQKLEAQLTENNIVQEELGFLDASNAVFKLIGPVLVKQDMEEAKATVGKRLEYIAGEIKRYESQMGDLERKSEHQRELLGRLQQDFQKAQAPAGKAAALKA
- the PFDN6 gene encoding prefoldin subunit 6 isoform X2, encoding MAEPLQKKLQAEVEKYQQLQKDISKCMSSRQKLEAQLTENNIVQEELGFLDASNAVFKLIGPVLVKQDMEEAKATVGKRLEYIAGEIYLEEGEEGLFPVAPESGTRGREPWFEDPGKRDSASV